The genomic interval CAGCGATGTTTCCCGCTCGACAGATTTCTCACATCTCGTTGACATGTCGCCAACAATGTCGACACGCTGTTCCCGAACCGTAACGAGAGTTCGGTGCGTCGAGTAATGAGCGAGGACGGCATGACACAGGCGATGTGGAGCGAGCGTGCTGCGGTCCCTCGGGCGCGCGACCTCGCCGATCGCGGTGCGCGAGCGGCGCAGCGCCAGCAGATTTTGGCGGCAGCCGGCGACGTCTTCGGGCGTTGCGGGTATCACGCGGCTCAGATGCACGAGATCGCCGACCGGGCCGACACCAGCAAACCGACCGTGTACAAACACTTTTCGAGCAAACTCGACCTCTACCTGGCGGTGCTCCAAGTGCGCCTGGACCGATTGGTCGACGGGGTCCGAGTCGCCCTGAGCGCCGAGACCGACCGCGCCCGAGCCGCCGTCGAGGTCTACTTCGATTTCATCGACAGTGACCCGCAGGGGTTCCGCCTCGTCTTCGAAACCGAGGTGCCGAGCGAACCAGCCGTGCGCCTGCGCGTCGACCACGCGATCGATGATTGCATCCTCGCGGTCGCCGGGCTGCTGGCCCGAAATCTCGACGCCGATCTGTTCCGAGCCCGCATGCTCGCCGCCGGCCTGGTGGGAATCTGCCGGTTCACCGCACGGCAATGGCTGGACTCCGGCCGTCCGATCGCCAAAGATCAGGCGATCACCACGACGACGATGCTGTGCGCGCGCGGATTATCCGGAGTGCCGCTCGTGCGTCCTCACCCGCAACCGGCTACCGGCCGCCGGTCTTTCGACCAGTCGACGCCGATCGAGTCGCGCGTGCCGCGGCACGGTTATCCCGATGGAAACCCAGGTGGTCGTTGAGGTAGCGGCCGGTGATGCTCTGCGGATCGCCCGTGATGTCGTCCGGAATTCCGGTGGCGACGATGCGCCCGCCCGCGGTGCCGCCCCCGGGTCCCAGGTCGATGATGTAGTCGGCGTTGGC from Nocardia goodfellowii carries:
- a CDS encoding TetR/AcrR family transcriptional regulator, whose amino-acid sequence is MRRVMSEDGMTQAMWSERAAVPRARDLADRGARAAQRQQILAAAGDVFGRCGYHAAQMHEIADRADTSKPTVYKHFSSKLDLYLAVLQVRLDRLVDGVRVALSAETDRARAAVEVYFDFIDSDPQGFRLVFETEVPSEPAVRLRVDHAIDDCILAVAGLLARNLDADLFRARMLAAGLVGICRFTARQWLDSGRPIAKDQAITTTTMLCARGLSGVPLVRPHPQPATGRRSFDQSTPIESRVPRHGYPDGNPGGR